A region from the Halosolutus gelatinilyticus genome encodes:
- a CDS encoding pyrroloquinoline quinone-dependent dehydrogenase has product MALRNDRAVQAARDIELVQTDDGYTLEGGPENSVTEQHDTDRIPEGDVDQEMLSNTGDDPESWLMYGGNYEQHRATPADTITPDNVSDLELEYEMSVGTGSSMEGTPIVVPGDPPVMYQTNGPNHMKAIDPREGEVLWSYTYAVPIGVELCCDDNNRGAAVWGDKVYMTTLDSGVVALNRYTGEEEWYTSTADHEVGYSATWAPVIHDGTIYTGSAGGEYGVLGFEAAIDAESGDIQWQTDMLPENEWIGESREHGCGTTWMTPTIDEEEGVLYTAVANPGPDFDGTVRPGPNFPTCGTIALDMESGEHLWGFQSSPQDVWDYDAVAPRVLLRDVETENGSMNMVVGSDKTGWVYMMDAESGQLHERSEEICQHINMWEMIPHISEDERLPFVPGAPGGNDWQPPSYNPETGYVNVVHQNFPQDLYWRYEEYSEGNPYWGGGLDDPASEMPDEWNGNITAFAAVDPSTGERIWTDWIRSEDEFYMWGGSMSTATGLVFNGTQNGNLVAYNGENGARLWEYDFDVPISASPMSWYDSGEEKQYVAVQVGGSGWLRQGTRGDTLAVFSMDA; this is encoded by the coding sequence ATGGCACTTCGCAACGACAGGGCCGTCCAGGCCGCACGAGACATCGAACTGGTACAGACCGACGACGGCTACACGCTGGAAGGGGGCCCGGAGAACTCCGTGACGGAACAGCACGACACCGATCGCATTCCTGAGGGCGACGTCGACCAGGAGATGCTGAGCAACACGGGGGACGATCCCGAGTCCTGGTTGATGTACGGCGGGAACTACGAACAGCACCGGGCGACGCCGGCCGACACCATCACGCCCGACAACGTCTCCGACCTCGAACTCGAGTACGAGATGTCCGTCGGCACGGGGTCGAGCATGGAGGGGACGCCGATCGTGGTCCCGGGCGATCCGCCGGTGATGTACCAGACCAACGGGCCCAACCACATGAAGGCGATCGATCCCCGCGAAGGAGAGGTGCTGTGGAGCTACACCTACGCGGTCCCGATCGGGGTCGAACTCTGCTGCGACGACAACAACCGCGGCGCAGCCGTCTGGGGCGACAAGGTGTACATGACGACGCTCGACTCGGGCGTCGTCGCGCTGAACCGGTACACCGGCGAGGAGGAGTGGTACACCAGCACCGCGGACCACGAGGTCGGATACTCCGCGACGTGGGCGCCCGTGATCCACGACGGGACGATCTACACCGGCAGCGCTGGCGGCGAGTACGGCGTCCTGGGATTCGAGGCCGCGATCGACGCGGAGAGCGGCGACATCCAGTGGCAGACCGACATGCTCCCGGAGAACGAGTGGATCGGCGAGAGCCGCGAGCACGGCTGCGGGACGACCTGGATGACCCCGACGATCGACGAGGAGGAGGGCGTCCTCTACACGGCGGTTGCCAACCCCGGACCGGACTTCGACGGGACCGTGCGACCGGGTCCGAACTTCCCGACCTGCGGGACGATCGCACTGGACATGGAGAGCGGCGAGCACCTGTGGGGCTTCCAGAGCAGCCCGCAGGACGTCTGGGACTACGACGCGGTCGCGCCGCGGGTGTTGCTGCGCGACGTGGAAACGGAGAACGGCTCCATGAATATGGTCGTGGGCTCGGACAAGACCGGCTGGGTGTACATGATGGACGCCGAGTCGGGACAGCTCCACGAGCGCAGCGAGGAGATCTGCCAGCACATCAATATGTGGGAGATGATCCCCCACATCAGCGAGGACGAGCGGCTCCCGTTCGTCCCGGGCGCACCGGGCGGCAACGACTGGCAGCCGCCGTCGTACAACCCCGAGACGGGGTATGTGAACGTCGTCCACCAGAACTTCCCGCAGGATCTCTACTGGCGCTACGAGGAGTACAGCGAAGGGAACCCCTACTGGGGCGGCGGACTCGACGATCCGGCCTCGGAGATGCCCGACGAGTGGAACGGAAACATCACCGCCTTCGCCGCGGTCGATCCGTCGACGGGCGAGCGGATCTGGACCGACTGGATCCGGAGCGAGGACGAGTTCTACATGTGGGGCGGCTCGATGTCGACCGCCACGGGGCTCGTCTTCAACGGCACCCAGAACGGCAACCTCGTCGCCTACAACGGCGAGAACGGCGCCCGTCTCTGGGAGTATGACTTCGACGTGCCGATCAGCGCCTCGCCGATGAGCTGGTACGACTCCGGCGAGGAGAAGCAGTACGTCGCCGTTCAGGTCGGCGGCAGCGGCTGGCTCCGCCAGGGAACCCGCGGCGACACGCTCGCCGTGTTCTCGATGGATGCCTGA
- a CDS encoding ABC transporter substrate-binding protein: MRPRSFWVLDDADEAVIDRVAAGLGRTPARVLAYLILRTERVDDPATSVHLQVGTRLNRTAIAEATTRLADRDLAARSALRKGDPGRPQTAWRPIADREPTIARTYETHAEALLDRACNCHGISETGSVASESEPFDAAADLSIALNWRPNALHAPIHAAIETDWYDEFGVGVDLDHCDGSRRALDRVASGAAELAVAGAATVVRAREAGEPIIPIALCYQRAMTVLYTVRDVFGEPLGSVDQLEGRRVGMPPATETRLLGRLFLSQTAFADEIDIVDTNGEERDHLRRRVADVVTGSFADPLELERDGLTVDVLRLADHFPFYGPTIVVREATLADRPARIRDFLAGTTAGWAEARCDPRPAAERIAARSGDSPVMIERTFERAATRFGESDAVRERGWGWQRAEMWERLRTALDQADLLRDSASSNSNAGV; this comes from the coding sequence ATGCGTCCGCGTTCGTTCTGGGTACTCGACGACGCAGACGAGGCGGTCATCGACAGGGTCGCGGCCGGCCTCGGCCGAACTCCGGCGCGGGTTCTCGCGTACCTCATCCTGCGAACCGAGCGGGTCGACGATCCCGCGACGAGTGTGCACCTCCAGGTCGGCACGCGGCTCAACCGGACGGCGATCGCCGAGGCCACGACGCGCCTCGCGGACCGCGACCTGGCGGCTCGATCGGCCCTTCGGAAGGGCGATCCCGGCCGGCCGCAGACGGCCTGGCGACCGATCGCCGATCGGGAGCCGACGATCGCCCGAACCTACGAAACGCACGCGGAGGCGTTGCTCGATCGCGCATGCAACTGTCACGGGATTTCGGAGACGGGATCCGTGGCATCCGAGTCGGAACCGTTCGATGCCGCAGCGGATCTTTCGATCGCACTCAACTGGCGCCCGAACGCCCTCCACGCGCCGATCCACGCCGCCATCGAGACGGACTGGTACGACGAGTTCGGCGTCGGCGTCGACCTCGATCACTGCGACGGGTCCCGACGCGCGCTGGATCGCGTCGCGTCCGGCGCTGCGGAGCTCGCCGTCGCCGGAGCCGCGACGGTCGTCCGCGCACGCGAAGCGGGCGAACCGATCATCCCGATCGCGCTATGCTACCAGCGGGCGATGACCGTGCTCTACACCGTCAGGGACGTGTTCGGGGAGCCCCTCGGGAGCGTCGACCAGCTCGAGGGACGGCGCGTCGGAATGCCGCCGGCGACCGAGACGCGGCTGCTCGGGCGATTGTTCCTCTCGCAGACCGCGTTCGCGGACGAGATCGACATCGTCGACACGAACGGCGAAGAGCGGGACCACCTCCGCCGGCGGGTCGCGGACGTCGTGACCGGCTCGTTCGCGGACCCGCTCGAACTCGAACGGGACGGGCTGACGGTCGACGTCCTCCGGCTGGCCGATCACTTTCCGTTCTACGGTCCGACGATCGTCGTTCGCGAGGCGACGCTCGCCGATCGACCGGCCCGGATTCGGGACTTTCTGGCGGGGACGACCGCTGGCTGGGCCGAGGCGCGCTGCGACCCTCGACCGGCGGCCGAACGAATCGCCGCGAGAAGCGGCGACTCGCCGGTGATGATCGAGCGGACGTTCGAGCGAGCGGCGACGCGGTTCGGCGAGAGCGACGCCGTCCGCGAACGCGGCTGGGGCTGGCAACGGGCGGAGATGTGGGAGCGGTTGCGGACGGCGCTCGACCAGGCCGACCTCCTCCGCGATTCGGCGTCGTCGAACTCGAACGCGGGGGTCTAA
- a CDS encoding class I SAM-dependent methyltransferase, with amino-acid sequence MAMHPFRYNFGLYHWRRRLAPIGAAIAAAILTGAIRRRTDRRSHRVVTILIAAGAIARALRVAHQALSPPPWAIERGKYDALAARLPLSDADRVLDVGCGTGRSLVGLAPHVRPGSEVLGLDVFDDRIILGNGPALARRNGARAGLTATPIVGDAARLPVADDSIDVVTVCRVLHDLDASDVDRTLRELRRVCRPDGTIGVLELPLVPDGVSRDPGVYWPERVSVTGFRIETLDSIDRDGRDGSYLVLVASPSGSDDRDR; translated from the coding sequence ATGGCGATGCACCCGTTCCGGTACAATTTCGGCCTCTACCACTGGCGACGTCGGCTGGCACCGATCGGCGCCGCGATCGCCGCTGCGATCCTCACGGGCGCGATCCGGCGACGAACGGATCGCCGTAGCCACCGTGTCGTCACGATACTGATCGCCGCTGGAGCGATCGCCCGCGCTCTCCGCGTCGCACACCAAGCGCTGTCGCCGCCGCCGTGGGCGATCGAGCGCGGGAAATACGACGCGCTCGCGGCGCGGCTCCCGCTTTCGGACGCGGACCGAGTCCTCGACGTCGGCTGCGGGACCGGCCGATCGCTCGTCGGTCTCGCGCCGCACGTCCGCCCGGGGAGCGAGGTGCTCGGCCTCGACGTCTTCGACGATCGGATCATCCTCGGCAACGGGCCGGCGCTCGCCCGACGGAACGGGGCCAGGGCGGGACTCACGGCGACGCCGATCGTCGGCGACGCGGCGCGACTCCCCGTCGCGGACGACTCGATCGACGTCGTCACCGTCTGTCGAGTGCTGCACGACCTCGACGCCTCGGACGTCGATCGGACGCTCCGCGAGTTGCGCCGCGTCTGTCGTCCCGATGGGACGATCGGCGTCCTCGAACTCCCGCTCGTTCCCGACGGCGTTTCCCGGGATCCGGGCGTCTACTGGCCGGAGCGAGTTTCGGTGACGGGCTTCCGAATCGAGACGCTCGACAGCATCGATCGCGACGGTCGCGACGGATCGTACCTGGTTCTCGTCGCGTCGCCGTCCGGCTCGGACGATCGCGATCGGTGA
- a CDS encoding aldehyde ferredoxin oxidoreductase family protein produces MTELGGFQDRVARIDLSDGNVAYESIDDEDAKKYIGARGLGVKYVFDQGPDVDPLGPENLLAFMNGPLSGTQVTMSGRIAVCTKSPLTGTVTDSHHGGWSGARLKWAGLDGLLFEGQADEPVYAVVEDGDVELRDASHLWGNGFHETRDTLEEEVEGSYGKNLSIMGIGPGGENQVRYACIMNEDDRASGRGGTGCVMGSKNLKAIVVKSNTKMPKPADKETFMEGHQQAMQAIQESEVTAPNEGGLSMYGTNVLMNITEEMSGLPTKNATYTSTRDAVDDGWAEEGFDSEKISGENVRENILVDEPTCHSCPVACKKEVEVQAMHKGEEMNVRMESYEYESAFALGPNSGHTERDDIALMIDRCNDMGLDTIETGNMMAMAMEMTEEGKLEDVGDDLEWGDSETMIDLIERIAHREDDLADLLAEGASRVAEKKGAADNSLAVKGQTIPAYDPRCMKGMGIAYATSNRGACHLRAYTPAAEILGIPEKVDPYEWEGKGELTAEFQNLHAISDSFDICKFNAFAEGIEEYVLQYNGMTGMDVDEDELMEAGERVYNLERYYNNLVGFDGADDSLPARFLEDGIPGQGASEGEYCELEEMKDEYYDYRGWVDGVVPDEKLDDLEIDVGPGTGVSSTGGAPAPSDD; encoded by the coding sequence ATGACTGAACTCGGCGGTTTCCAGGACAGGGTCGCTCGCATCGACCTCTCGGACGGGAACGTCGCGTACGAGTCGATCGACGACGAGGACGCGAAGAAGTACATCGGTGCGCGCGGCCTGGGGGTAAAGTACGTCTTCGACCAGGGGCCGGACGTCGATCCGCTCGGTCCGGAGAACCTGCTGGCGTTCATGAACGGGCCGCTGTCGGGGACGCAAGTGACCATGAGCGGCCGGATCGCCGTCTGCACTAAATCGCCGCTGACCGGCACCGTCACCGACAGTCACCACGGCGGCTGGTCCGGCGCTCGGCTGAAGTGGGCCGGCCTCGACGGCCTGCTGTTCGAGGGCCAGGCAGACGAACCGGTCTACGCCGTCGTCGAGGACGGTGACGTCGAACTCCGCGACGCCTCCCACCTCTGGGGCAACGGGTTCCACGAGACCCGCGACACGCTCGAAGAGGAGGTCGAAGGGTCCTACGGCAAGAACCTCTCGATCATGGGCATCGGTCCGGGCGGCGAGAACCAGGTGCGCTACGCCTGCATCATGAACGAGGACGATCGCGCCTCGGGTCGCGGCGGGACGGGCTGCGTGATGGGGTCGAAGAACCTCAAGGCGATCGTCGTCAAGTCGAACACGAAGATGCCCAAACCCGCGGACAAGGAAACGTTCATGGAGGGCCACCAGCAGGCGATGCAGGCCATCCAGGAGTCGGAGGTCACCGCGCCCAACGAGGGCGGCCTCTCGATGTACGGGACGAACGTCCTGATGAACATCACCGAGGAGATGTCCGGCCTCCCGACGAAGAACGCGACGTACACCTCGACGCGGGACGCCGTCGACGACGGCTGGGCCGAGGAGGGGTTCGACTCGGAAAAGATCTCGGGCGAGAACGTTCGCGAGAACATCCTCGTCGACGAGCCGACGTGTCACTCCTGTCCGGTCGCCTGCAAGAAGGAAGTCGAGGTGCAGGCGATGCACAAGGGCGAGGAGATGAACGTCCGCATGGAGTCCTACGAGTACGAGTCGGCGTTCGCCCTCGGCCCCAACTCCGGGCACACCGAGCGCGACGACATCGCCCTCATGATCGACCGCTGTAACGACATGGGGCTGGACACGATCGAGACGGGCAATATGATGGCGATGGCGATGGAGATGACCGAGGAGGGCAAACTCGAGGACGTCGGCGACGACCTCGAGTGGGGCGACTCCGAGACGATGATCGACCTGATCGAGCGGATCGCCCACCGCGAGGACGACCTCGCGGACCTGCTCGCCGAGGGTGCGAGCCGCGTGGCCGAGAAGAAAGGCGCCGCCGACAACTCGCTCGCGGTCAAGGGCCAGACGATCCCCGCCTACGACCCCCGCTGCATGAAGGGGATGGGGATCGCCTACGCCACCTCGAACCGCGGCGCCTGCCACCTGCGGGCCTACACGCCCGCCGCGGAGATCCTCGGCATTCCCGAGAAGGTCGATCCCTACGAGTGGGAGGGCAAGGGCGAACTCACCGCGGAGTTCCAGAACCTCCACGCAATCAGCGACTCGTTCGACATCTGCAAGTTCAACGCGTTCGCGGAAGGCATCGAGGAGTACGTCCTCCAGTACAACGGCATGACCGGCATGGACGTCGACGAGGACGAACTGATGGAGGCCGGCGAGCGAGTCTACAACTTAGAGCGGTACTACAACAATCTCGTCGGCTTCGACGGCGCCGACGACTCGCTGCCGGCCCGGTTCCTCGAGGACGGCATCCCCGGTCAGGGCGCGAGCGAGGGCGAGTACTGCGAACTCGAGGAGATGAAAGACGAGTACTACGACTACCGCGGCTGGGTCGACGGCGTCGTCCCCGACGAGAAACTCGACGATCTCGAGATCGACGTCGGTCCCGGTACCGGCGTCAGCAGCACGGGCGGCGCGCCAGCTCCGTCGGACGACTGA
- a CDS encoding DUF1328 family protein, whose amino-acid sequence MFELAMATPMQIGGGEFLYWAVIFFILAIVAAAVGARGVAGISMEIARIFVLIFIILAIVALLL is encoded by the coding sequence ATGTTCGAACTCGCAATGGCGACTCCGATGCAGATCGGTGGCGGCGAATTTCTGTATTGGGCGGTAATCTTCTTCATTCTCGCGATCGTCGCGGCGGCCGTCGGCGCGCGCGGCGTCGCCGGCATCTCCATGGAGATCGCACGGATCTTCGTGTTGATCTTCATCATTCTGGCGATCGTCGCCCTGTTGCTGTAG